The genomic region CGCTATTCCCTCTCTCGCATGAACTCACGCTGGTTGAGAATCCCAATGCCGATCGCCGCATACAAGACCGTCATCACCATGGGGTGTATCACCGCAACGAATCCTTCTGTCGCCGCACAGGGCCGCATGGCCAACCTGCACAGAAGAACCACCGAAGGCACAGCGTAGATCCCGATCGTCTCAACCGCCTTCGACATAGCCGGAAAGCCCATAATTGCGCCGACGACATCTGCCGACTGCAATACCATGAAGGTGGCGATCGCCCCGATGAAGACGACAGCGACGTTGAAATCGCGCGAAACAAACGTGGAAACGGTCGCGGATAGAGTCATCCACGCCGGAGCAATCAACAGCGATGCCACAAACCATGGGCCCAGATTTCCCGCTGTCGCTGTGTTCGTCCACGCGCTGACGAGGAAGATCGAACCGTAACAGATCGACAGATGGATCACACACTGAATATATACACCAAAGACGCGAAACAGATAAAGTGTTCCCAGCGAGATCGGTTTCGTCACCAGTTGCATCATTCGGCCGCTCGCAATATCACCTCCGAATAGACCTACGGTGAGCAGAACCGGAAAGGCGCATCCACTCCATGCAAACAGCCACATGCCCCACTGCGGCGGGTCCACGGAAGACGACACCGCGGAGAGGGCGATATACACGACAGCATACACTCCCAGGTACGCCAGGTGCAACCTGCGGACGGCGCGTCTGCGCATGAGAGTCTCTTTGAGGATTTCGAGGATCATTCGCCCGCTCCTCTCTTCCGAGAAAGGCGCAAGAATGCGTCTTCAATGCTCTCTTCCTTGTCGCCGTACTGGAGGTGCCGTACAGTCACCCCGCCGGCGGCGAGTTGTGCAACCACCGAAGCGATTTCGGCCGGAGAGCCGATCCTGAGCGTCACCTCGGTGCCGGACTGGCTGAGAATCTCATGAGGCAATACGCGGCTCAAGCCCTCTGGCGGAAGACGATCCAGGTTGAGCTTCAGGACGTGGCCGTCTCTGCCGAACAGAGACTTGCTGACATCGACAGCCCTGCCGTTCCAGATCCCGATAAAATCCGACGTGAGCTTCTCGAGTTCGTCCAGTCGATGGGAACTGATGAGGACAGCGGTTCCCTGCTCGCTGAGCCGACGGATGATCTCTCGAAGATCGGCGAGCCCTACGGGATCCAGCCCGTTGCTCGGCTCATCCAGGATGAGGATTCCCGGCTGCATCACACAGGCAATCGCCAACGCCAACCGCTGCCTGTTTCCCTGGGATAGCATTCCGCACCGTCTGGTCCTCATGTCGTAGAGGCCAAACTGATCCAGCAGTTCTCCGGTGCGACGTCTTCTTCGACTCCTCGAAAGGTGGCACAGGGCCGCATGGTAGCCGAGCGTCGCTTCCACCTTGTAGTTTTCCAGGAACGCGGGAAATTCGGGAACGTAGCCCAGAGACCGCTTCGCCTCCCTCGACCCGACCGGATGGCCTCCAACAAGCAGATTTCCGCTGTCGAGATGGAGCACTCCGGCGATCAAGTTCATCAAGGTGGTCTTGCCGGCACCGTTCGGACCGATCAGGCCGATGATACGTCCGTACCCCACAGACAGTGAAATGCCATCCACCGCCCGTACGTACCGGTTCTTGCCGAACCAACGGGCTCGGTAGGACTTGCTGACCTGGTGGCATCGGATAGCACTCTCATCCTGCATCTTGACTCCATGCGCCCGGTGGGCCTTTGCATGCGATCGAACACCTTCGTGACCTGTCGCGCGGATGGCAGGCATCCGAACCCAGACCGCTAGACATTATAGTCGCGCGGGGGACCGGAAGGTTCACTTTTTTGCGCGTGAAACGGCACTCAGAGCGATGGCAGGTGGATCGAGGAGCTGGTCACGAGTCTCGGGCGCGGGCGGATCAGGCGACCTGCCGGCCTTGCGTGACGCGCTTGGTCAGCTCGCTCAGCAGCGCCTGCATCTGCGGATCGGATTGCTGGGCTTCAGCGATCTTGCTGCACGCGTGCATCACTGTGGTGTGGTCGCGGCCGCCGAGGTGTCCGCCGATCTCTTCGAGACTGTGCCTCGTCAGGTTGCGGGCCAGGTACATGCAGATCTGTCGCGGCACCGTGATGCTCTGGCTGCGCCGTTTGCTCTGGAGGTCGGTCAGGCGGACGTCGAAGTGGTCCGTCACCACGTCGATGATGTCGGTAATGCTGATGTGCTTGGTCGCCAGCTTGATCTGGCCTTCCAGCGCGGTCTGGGCCAACCGCAGATCGACCGGCTCGCCGAGCGTCGTGGCCAGCGCGTAGATCGTCGTCAGCGCGCCTTCCAGCTCGCGGATGTTGGCCTGGACCTGGCGGGCGATGTACTCGGCGATCTCGTCGTTGATCTCCAGGCCCCGCAGGTGCGCCTTCTTCTGCACGATGGCGACCCGCGTCTCGTAGCTCGGCGGATCGATCCGCGCGACCAGACCCCAGTTGAACCGGCTGATCAGACGGGCCTCGATCGAGGGAATCTCGTTGGGCGGACTGTCGGCGCTGAGGATGATCTGCTTGCCGCTGTTGTACAGCGCGTTGTACGTGTGGAAGAATTCCTCCTGGCTCTGCTCCCGCTCGCGCAGGAACTGGATGTCGTCGATGACCAGGGCATCGACCGTCCGGAACTGGCTGTGGAATCCGGTGATGTTGCCCTGCTCGATGGCGCGGATGAACCGATTGACGAAATCCTCGCAACTGAGCAACTGGATCACCGAGCCGGCAATGCGCTTGTGCACCTCGTGGCAGACCGCATGCAGCAGATGGGTCTTGCCCAGTCCGGCGCTGCCGTAGAGGAACAGCGGATTGTACGTCTGGCCCAGCGACTGGCCGACGGCGATGCAACTGGCGTGCGCCAGGCGGTTGCTGGGGCCGACGACGAAATTCTCGAACGTGTAGTCGGGATGCAGGGCCGGGCGGCTCCATTCGGCCTGGTCCGCCACGCGCCGGTCGGCGGCGCCGACGACGAAGTCCACCGTCACCAGGTGCCCGGTGATCTGCTGGGCCGCGCGCGTGAAACTCGACCGGCAGTTCTCATGGAGGAACCGGACGTTCGATTCGTCGGGACAGCCGATGGCGATGGAGCCGCCGTCGAAGCGCTCCACCGTCAGATCGTCGAACCACGTGCGCGCGTTGGCCGGGTCCATCGCCCGGACCCGCGCGACGATATCCGTGAAGATGTTCGCCACCTCATGTGCCGACAACGCCTGCCTCCTGCACGCGGGTGTGCACCGAAGACATTGGTCGGTCGGCCTGCGCTGCACGCCGCCACGCACCGAATGTCTTGACAACCGCTGAATATCTCAACGCCATAAGCCACAGTATCCGGATTCGAGAAATAAGGCAATGCCCCCCGTGAACGAGCCCAGCCCCTGGGATATGTGGGACGCAAAACGAGAGTGCGACTTTATCTGTCGGTGCGGCGTCTGTCAAAGAAAAAGCGGCCTGGACGAGCCGGCAAAATGCCCGGCGCGTCCTCCGCCCCGACCGGCGCCGGGACGCGATTCGCCCGATTTACCCGCCGGACGCTTGCATTTCCCCCGAATGACGATACCATCGGCGCGAAAAATACCCAGACTCTCATGCGATAGGAAGATATATGGGCATATTCAGCAAGACCGCCGACTTCTTGAAGGAGCGGCTGGGTAAGACCCGCAGCAAGATCGCCAGCTCGCTTTCGACGGTGCTGAGCCTCGGCCGGAAGATCGACGACGACCTGCTCGACGAGCTCGAAGAGACGCTCATCCGCGACGACATCGGCGTCGAGACCACCGAGAAGCTCATCAGCGAGCTGCGCGACGCCTACCGTGCCCGCAAGATCTCCACCTCCGAAGAGGTGATCCCGTTCCTCAAGGAGCATATCAAGAGCTATTGGCCCGATCAGGACCGGCAACTGCACGTGGCCCCCGGCGGCCCGACCGTGATCCTCGTGGCCGGCGTCAACGGCACCGGCAAGACCACCAGCATCGCCAAGCTGGCGTACATCCTGCACAAGAGCGGCAAGAAGGTGATCGTCGCCGCCTGCGACACGTTCCGCGCCGCGGCGGTCGAGCAGTTGAGCATCTGGGCCGAGCGGATCGGCGTCCAGATCGTCAAGCACCAGTCGGGCAGCGATCCGGCGGCCGTCGCCTTCGACGCCTGCGAGGCGGCCGTCGCCCGCGACGCCGACGTGCTGATCCTCGACACCGCCGGCCGGCTCCACACCAAGAAGGACCTCATGGTCCAGCTCACCAAGATCCGCGACGTCGTGACGCGTAAGATCCCCGACGCCCCGCACGAGGTGCTGCTCGTCCTCGACGGCACCACCGGACAGAACGCCATCTCGCAGGCGCAACTGTTCACCGAGGCGATCAACGTCACCGGCATCTTCCTGGCCAAGCTCGACGGCACCGCCCGCGGCGGCATCGTCATCGCCATCAAGGACCAGCTCGACATCCCCGTCAAGTTCGTTGGCCTCGGCGAGAAGCCCACCGACATCGCCGAGTTCGACCCCGCCACTTTCGTCGAAGCCCTCTTCGCCTGACGCAGCGGCGCGTGGCGAGTATGTGACGATACCGCAAGACGTGTGCGGCATCCTCAAATGCGCAGCGTTTGGGGATGGTGAACTCGGACCCGCCATGATCAACGAGAGAGACGCCATATGTGTCCCATCCCTACGTCCTATGGACACGCTTGCCCACACTCAGGACAGGCTCTGAGGCAGCCGTGAAAGTCGCTCTCCTGAAGGCTTCTGTTCCCAGCCAACTGGCCAGCGATAGCATTCCGCAAAACCTATTCTTCAAATGGATTCAATGGCTCGCTCCATGTGAATGGCAACTCAATCGTTGGAACTACTGAAGCATTGGGCGGAATCGGATCGTTGCTGAAGTGCATTCCGATACATCCCTGGGGATGGCCAATCGCGCGATTACCCAGGAGGTGCCAGTTGTATATATCGATTGCGAAAGCAGCGAAGTGCCGCCATCCATCGTCACATGTGCCCCACACCACCTCAAATCGGAACCTGCGGTTGTTTGCATGGACTCGGTCAACGTTCCCAATTCTACGGTTATCCTTCAGAATCTTGCACGCCATCTGATGTTGAGGAAGGAGTGTATGCGGAATCGGTTGCCTCGTCTTGGGGTCCAATTCAAGCAATGGCGTAAGAATCAGGTTTTTGGTCTTCAGCGGCATGAAGACACGGTAGAGAGCTGTGTGGCATGCTCGGAAGATCTTGGTAATCATGGGACGCAGCTTCAAACCCGCAAGCAGCACCGCAGCGGGCCTTCCGTCTCTCTCCGCGATTCCAACGATTGTGGTTCTTGCCGGAACTTGCCTCGGTCGCTCTGGGTGCAGAAGACCGATCAGACCCATTGCTTGTTCATCTACCTTTGAGTAGTCGGAGTTGCACTTCTCATGGGCCGGGAGAATCAACGGCCAGTCGCGGTCTTCCGATCTGAAGATGCTCTTCGGCGGCACATGATCGCTGGTCCTTTTCCGGTCGTCACTGAAATCTTGTCCACATACGTAGCAGAACCCAAGTCGAGCCACATCTTGTGCTTTCTGGTGAGTCGTTATTTCGATCATAGTCTTCAACCCTCGATTGCACGAGCCGCCTCCAGCGGAATGTATCGGATGAATCCCGCGGCAACTTCTCACAAATCCCGAATTCCAGGCGGAATTCCAGGGAAGCCATATCAATTGCGGTCTGCGCCGCTGTCTCCTTTCCGGCGATGGGCGTTTTCCACGATATCGGACAGCAGGCTATCTGCGCAACATAGCCGTTGTCGGTAGGATCGGAGATGCTACAATGCCAGTGAGTGGACGGACGGGTTCGGCTCGCTTGATGATTTGGAGCGAGGATGTTGTGAGCATCCGGAATAGCGGATTCGGCCGGGAACTCGACGAGACCATGCAGAAGAAGGGCGAGAAGCAGTTCCGTAGAACGGACAATTACGACGATGAAGAACTACAAACTGTACCAGGTGGATTCCTTCAGGAAGAATCTGTTTCAGGGCAATCCCGCCGGGGTCGTGCCCAACGCCGACGGACTTACCGAAACGCAGATGCAGGCGATCGCGCGGGAGATGAACAACTCCGAGACGGCTTTTATCCTGTCGCCCACGTCGAGCGATCATGAGGTATGGGTTCGCTTCTTCACGCCCACGACCGAAGTCCCGTCGTGCGGCCATGCCACGATCGCCGCACACTACGTGCGTGCGACGGAGATCAGCCGACAGATTCGCTGCAACGGCTATTTCGTTTTCGTCCTGACCGACGGCTCCGGTGGCGTCCTGTCCCACGGCCGCATGTTCGCACCGGCCATCGGAATCCCGGAGGACCCGGTAACAGGAAACGCCAACGGCCCACTCGGAGCGTATCTCGTCCAGCATCGCCTCGTCCCGAACGATGGTCGCCGCTTCGCCTTCAAAGGCCAACAAGGAGAAGCCATCGGACGGCTGGGGACAGTGGTGGTTACTGTAGAAGTCGCCGGAGGTCGTCCCAAGACGGTCCACGTCGGAGGACGAGCCGTGACCGTGTTCAAGTCCGAGATCGCGCTCTGACGGACGACGTCAATCGGAACGGATGCGTTGCGCGCACAGGATCGTTCGTAAGGCGGATACTCATGGGAGCGTTCATTGTGTCGGCGGGCGCGCGTAGGTTGGCCGCGGAGATCATACGGTGTTCTCTGCGCGGCGCGGC from Anaerobaca lacustris harbors:
- a CDS encoding ABC transporter ATP-binding protein; its protein translation is MQDESAIRCHQVSKSYRARWFGKNRYVRAVDGISLSVGYGRIIGLIGPNGAGKTTLMNLIAGVLHLDSGNLLVGGHPVGSREAKRSLGYVPEFPAFLENYKVEATLGYHAALCHLSRSRRRRRTGELLDQFGLYDMRTRRCGMLSQGNRQRLALAIACVMQPGILILDEPSNGLDPVGLADLREIIRRLSEQGTAVLISSHRLDELEKLTSDFIGIWNGRAVDVSKSLFGRDGHVLKLNLDRLPPEGLSRVLPHEILSQSGTEVTLRIGSPAEIASVVAQLAAGGVTVRHLQYGDKEESIEDAFLRLSRKRGAGE
- the dnaA gene encoding chromosomal replication initiator protein DnaA, producing the protein MSAHEVANIFTDIVARVRAMDPANARTWFDDLTVERFDGGSIAIGCPDESNVRFLHENCRSSFTRAAQQITGHLVTVDFVVGAADRRVADQAEWSRPALHPDYTFENFVVGPSNRLAHASCIAVGQSLGQTYNPLFLYGSAGLGKTHLLHAVCHEVHKRIAGSVIQLLSCEDFVNRFIRAIEQGNITGFHSQFRTVDALVIDDIQFLREREQSQEEFFHTYNALYNSGKQIILSADSPPNEIPSIEARLISRFNWGLVARIDPPSYETRVAIVQKKAHLRGLEINDEIAEYIARQVQANIRELEGALTTIYALATTLGEPVDLRLAQTALEGQIKLATKHISITDIIDVVTDHFDVRLTDLQSKRRSQSITVPRQICMYLARNLTRHSLEEIGGHLGGRDHTTVMHACSKIAEAQQSDPQMQALLSELTKRVTQGRQVA
- the ftsY gene encoding signal recognition particle-docking protein FtsY, translating into MGIFSKTADFLKERLGKTRSKIASSLSTVLSLGRKIDDDLLDELEETLIRDDIGVETTEKLISELRDAYRARKISTSEEVIPFLKEHIKSYWPDQDRQLHVAPGGPTVILVAGVNGTGKTTSIAKLAYILHKSGKKVIVAACDTFRAAAVEQLSIWAERIGVQIVKHQSGSDPAAVAFDACEAAVARDADVLILDTAGRLHTKKDLMVQLTKIRDVVTRKIPDAPHEVLLVLDGTTGQNAISQAQLFTEAINVTGIFLAKLDGTARGGIVIAIKDQLDIPVKFVGLGEKPTDIAEFDPATFVEALFA
- a CDS encoding PhzF family phenazine biosynthesis isomerase; this translates as MKNYKLYQVDSFRKNLFQGNPAGVVPNADGLTETQMQAIAREMNNSETAFILSPTSSDHEVWVRFFTPTTEVPSCGHATIAAHYVRATEISRQIRCNGYFVFVLTDGSGGVLSHGRMFAPAIGIPEDPVTGNANGPLGAYLVQHRLVPNDGRRFAFKGQQGEAIGRLGTVVVTVEVAGGRPKTVHVGGRAVTVFKSEIAL